One stretch of Streptomyces sp. MMBL 11-1 DNA includes these proteins:
- a CDS encoding glycoside hydrolase family 3 N-terminal domain-containing protein gives MPRTPHPRSRPRPQLRPRKSGAGLVAAALAAAAVLATLPGGGPGAFALDAVEPYGKAGPAPAQRVVTDTVVHPVKNGDSAEIGLSVATAGSVPTEEPVTVTYATQGGTAGAGEDYTPVSGSHTFPAGTASGTTHRVTVPTAEASKPAEAKTVLLEVTVAGATAPPENPQIVIDAHGLPYQNPELPVRQRVADLLGRMSPAEKAGQMTQAERGALRAPGDIAAYGLGSLLSGGGSAPTPNTPAAWARMTDAYQLRTRATRLQIPLIYGVDAVHGHNNAVGATIMPHNIGIGAGRDPESAERTGAITAKEVRATGVPWNFAPCVCVTRDERWGRSYEAFGEDPALVEAMQTVIQGMQGSPSGKDLHRADKVLASAKHFVGDGGTAYGSSTTGSYTVDQGVTEVTREELEAVHLSPFEESVKRGIGTVMPSYSSLDVLGDGKGPVKMHANAEMINGVLKDRMGFEGFVVSDWQAIDQLPGDYASDVVTAVNAGLDMIMVPTAYQDFTETLKDAVVAGRVPEARIDDAVARILTQKFRLGLFEKPYADTTHLDMVGSAEHRAVAREAVAKSQVLLKNDGAVLPIGPGQKVYVAGSNADDIGNQTGGWTTSWQGASGRTTTGTTILEGMRKAARTPETVTFSQDASAATDGYDVGVVVVGETPYAEGIGDVGNGHDLELTAADRAAVDTVCAAMECAVLIVSGRPQLIGDRLGKIDALVASWLPGSEGDGVADVLYGRRAFTGQSPVSWPKSQAQLPINVGDTVYDPQFPYGWGLTTLQEPPAGGENALAALAVAAHDAEKARLGKTPAGRAIVDRARLLVQRKIDGRFTQEVSKPFAEADHLLLTGDLTGAVDRLRTAYRAA, from the coding sequence ATGCCCCGCACACCGCACCCCCGCTCCCGCCCCCGCCCTCAGCTCCGGCCCCGGAAGAGCGGAGCCGGACTCGTGGCGGCCGCCCTCGCCGCCGCGGCCGTGCTGGCCACCCTGCCCGGCGGCGGCCCCGGCGCGTTCGCCCTGGACGCCGTCGAGCCGTACGGCAAGGCGGGCCCGGCCCCCGCCCAGCGTGTCGTCACCGACACGGTGGTCCACCCGGTGAAGAACGGCGACAGCGCGGAGATCGGCCTCTCCGTCGCCACCGCCGGCTCCGTTCCCACCGAGGAGCCCGTGACCGTCACGTACGCCACACAGGGCGGAACAGCCGGGGCCGGGGAGGACTACACCCCGGTCTCCGGCAGCCACACCTTCCCCGCGGGCACCGCCTCCGGAACCACCCACCGGGTCACCGTCCCCACGGCGGAGGCGTCGAAGCCCGCCGAGGCGAAGACGGTCCTCCTGGAGGTGACGGTCGCCGGTGCGACGGCTCCCCCGGAGAATCCGCAGATCGTCATCGACGCCCACGGACTCCCGTACCAGAACCCGGAGCTGCCCGTGAGGCAGCGGGTGGCGGACCTGCTGGGGCGCATGTCGCCCGCCGAGAAGGCCGGCCAGATGACCCAGGCCGAGCGCGGCGCGCTCCGCGCCCCCGGCGACATCGCCGCCTACGGCCTCGGCTCACTGCTCTCCGGCGGCGGCTCGGCCCCCACCCCCAACACGCCGGCCGCCTGGGCCCGGATGACCGACGCCTACCAGCTGCGCACCCGGGCCACCCGCTTGCAGATCCCGCTGATCTACGGCGTGGACGCGGTCCACGGGCACAACAACGCCGTCGGCGCGACGATCATGCCGCACAACATCGGCATCGGCGCGGGCCGCGACCCGGAGAGCGCGGAGCGGACCGGAGCGATCACCGCGAAGGAGGTCCGCGCCACCGGCGTCCCGTGGAACTTCGCGCCCTGCGTCTGCGTCACCCGCGACGAACGGTGGGGCCGCTCCTACGAAGCGTTCGGCGAGGACCCGGCTCTGGTCGAGGCCATGCAGACGGTCATCCAGGGCATGCAGGGCAGCCCGTCCGGCAAGGACCTGCACCGCGCCGACAAGGTGCTCGCCAGCGCCAAGCACTTCGTCGGCGACGGCGGTACCGCGTACGGCTCCTCCACCACCGGCTCGTACACGGTCGACCAGGGCGTCACCGAGGTCACCCGCGAGGAGCTGGAGGCCGTGCACCTCTCCCCGTTCGAGGAGTCGGTGAAGCGGGGCATCGGCACGGTCATGCCCTCGTACTCCTCGCTGGACGTCCTGGGCGACGGCAAGGGCCCGGTGAAGATGCACGCCAACGCCGAGATGATCAACGGCGTCCTCAAGGACCGGATGGGCTTCGAGGGCTTCGTCGTCAGCGACTGGCAGGCCATCGACCAGCTCCCCGGCGACTACGCCAGTGACGTCGTCACGGCGGTCAACGCCGGACTCGACATGATCATGGTCCCGACCGCGTACCAGGACTTCACGGAGACCCTCAAGGACGCGGTGGTCGCGGGCCGCGTCCCCGAGGCCCGGATCGACGACGCGGTCGCCCGCATCCTCACCCAGAAGTTCCGCCTCGGCCTCTTCGAGAAGCCCTACGCGGACACCACACACCTGGACATGGTCGGCTCGGCCGAGCACCGCGCCGTGGCCCGTGAGGCGGTGGCCAAGTCCCAGGTGCTGCTGAAGAACGACGGAGCCGTCCTCCCGATCGGGCCCGGCCAGAAGGTGTACGTCGCCGGCTCCAACGCCGATGACATCGGCAACCAGACCGGCGGCTGGACCACCAGCTGGCAGGGCGCCTCCGGGCGGACCACCACCGGCACCACGATCCTGGAGGGCATGCGAAAGGCGGCGCGGACCCCCGAAACCGTGACGTTCTCCCAGGACGCCTCCGCCGCCACGGACGGTTACGACGTGGGCGTGGTGGTCGTCGGCGAGACCCCGTACGCCGAAGGCATCGGTGACGTCGGCAACGGGCACGACCTGGAACTGACGGCCGCCGACCGGGCAGCGGTCGACACGGTCTGCGCCGCCATGGAGTGCGCGGTCCTGATCGTCTCCGGCCGCCCCCAGCTCATCGGCGACCGGCTCGGGAAGATCGACGCACTGGTGGCCTCCTGGCTGCCGGGCTCCGAGGGCGACGGTGTGGCCGACGTCCTCTACGGCAGGCGCGCCTTCACCGGACAGTCCCCGGTGAGCTGGCCGAAGTCGCAGGCCCAGCTCCCGATCAACGTCGGGGACACCGTCTACGACCCGCAGTTTCCCTACGGCTGGGGCCTGACCACCCTGCAGGAGCCCCCGGCCGGCGGCGAGAACGCCCTCGCGGCCCTCGCCGTCGCCGCCCACGACGCCGAGAAGGCGCGTCTCGGGAAGACCCCGGCGGGCAGGGCGATCGTGGACCGGGCCAGGCTGCTGGTCCAGCGGAAGATCGACGGAAGGTTCACCCAGGAGGTGTCCAAGCCGTTCGCGGAGGCGGACCACCTGCTGCTCACCGGCGACCTGACCGGGGCGGTGGACAGGCTGCGCACGGCGTACCGAGCGGCGTAG
- a CDS encoding TetR/AcrR family transcriptional regulator gives MASVPRRTHHAAPPREDVLAAAMATVAERGLDGLTMAGLGREVGMSSGHLLYYFRTKDELLLQTLEWSERRLGAERGALLTRPGTARERLEAYIDLYLPAGHRDPHWTLWLEVWGRSQNADDDARSRQAAIEGAWHRDLVALLVEGVSRGEFRPVAADRFAARLRALLDGFSIHVTVGIPGTGREQVLGQAAEFLDETLTPGPE, from the coding sequence ATGGCCTCCGTCCCCCGTCGCACCCACCACGCCGCCCCGCCCCGCGAGGACGTCCTCGCCGCCGCCATGGCCACCGTCGCCGAGCGCGGGCTCGACGGGCTGACCATGGCGGGGCTCGGGCGGGAGGTGGGCATGAGCAGCGGGCACCTCCTCTACTACTTCCGCACCAAGGACGAACTGCTCCTCCAGACCCTGGAGTGGAGCGAGCGGCGCCTCGGGGCCGAGCGCGGCGCCCTCCTCACCCGGCCGGGGACGGCCCGCGAGCGGCTGGAGGCGTACATCGACCTCTACCTGCCCGCCGGTCACCGGGACCCCCACTGGACGCTCTGGCTGGAGGTCTGGGGCCGCTCGCAGAACGCCGACGACGACGCCCGCTCCCGGCAGGCCGCCATCGAGGGGGCCTGGCACCGCGACCTGGTGGCGCTGCTCGTCGAGGGGGTGTCGCGCGGCGAGTTCCGGCCGGTGGCCGCCGACCGGTTCGCCGCCCGGCTGCGGGCACTGCTCGACGGGTTCAGCATCCACGTGACGGTCGGGATCCCCGGGACGGGGCGCGAACAGGTGCTGGGGCAGGCGGCGGAGTTCCTCGACGAGACGCTGACACCGGGCCCGGAGTGA
- a CDS encoding branched-chain amino acid aminotransferase, with product MTTPTIELKPSSNPLSDAEREAILASPGFGRHFTDHMVTIRWTEGRGWHDAQLVPYGPLSLDPANMTLHYAQEIFEGLKAYRQPDGTVASFRPDANARRFQRSAARLAMPELPVETFIEACDALVQQDKAWVPAHGGEESLYLRPFMIATEVGLGVKPANEYLFLVIASPAGAYFPGGVKPVSIWLSENRVRAVPGGMGDAKTGGNYAASLLAQAEAAAHGCAQVAYLDAVEHKWVEELGGMNLYFVYAQEDGSKKIVTPSLTGSLLAGVTRDSLLKVARDLGYGSEEGRISIDQWREDTAKGTLVEVFACGTAAVITPVGLVKSESGEWTQSDGEPGEVTMKLRERLLDIQRGVVEDTHGWMHPLG from the coding sequence ATGACGACGCCCACGATCGAGCTCAAGCCCTCCTCGAACCCGCTGTCCGACGCGGAGCGCGAAGCGATCCTGGCCAGCCCGGGATTCGGCCGGCACTTCACCGACCACATGGTGACCATCCGCTGGACCGAGGGCCGGGGCTGGCACGACGCCCAGCTGGTCCCGTACGGCCCGCTGTCGCTGGACCCGGCCAATATGACCCTGCACTACGCGCAGGAGATCTTCGAGGGACTCAAGGCCTACCGCCAGCCCGACGGCACGGTCGCCTCCTTCCGCCCCGACGCCAACGCCCGCCGCTTCCAGCGCTCGGCAGCGCGCCTGGCCATGCCCGAGCTGCCCGTCGAGACGTTTATCGAGGCGTGCGACGCGCTGGTGCAGCAGGACAAGGCGTGGGTCCCGGCCCACGGCGGCGAGGAGTCCCTCTACCTGCGCCCCTTCATGATCGCCACGGAGGTCGGCCTCGGTGTGAAGCCGGCCAACGAGTACCTCTTCCTGGTCATCGCCTCGCCCGCCGGCGCCTACTTCCCCGGCGGTGTGAAGCCGGTCTCCATCTGGCTCTCGGAGAACCGCGTGCGCGCCGTCCCCGGCGGCATGGGCGACGCCAAGACCGGCGGCAACTACGCCGCCTCCCTCCTCGCCCAGGCCGAGGCGGCCGCACACGGCTGCGCCCAGGTCGCCTACCTCGACGCGGTCGAGCACAAGTGGGTCGAGGAGCTCGGCGGCATGAACCTCTACTTCGTGTACGCCCAGGAGGACGGCTCGAAGAAGATCGTCACCCCGTCCCTCACGGGCTCGCTGCTCGCCGGCGTCACCCGTGACTCCCTCCTCAAGGTCGCCCGCGACCTGGGCTACGGCTCCGAGGAGGGCCGGATCTCCATCGACCAGTGGCGCGAGGACACCGCGAAGGGCACCCTCGTCGAGGTCTTCGCCTGCGGCACGGCCGCCGTCATCACCCCCGTCGGCCTGGTGAAGTCCGAGAGCGGCGAGTGGACCCAGAGTGACGGCGAGCCCGGCGAGGTCACCATGAAGCTCCGGGAGCGCCTTCTCGACATCCAGCGCGGTGTCGTCGAGGACACCCACGGCTGGATGCACCCGCTCGGCTAG
- the cimA gene encoding citramalate synthase encodes MTTKATATDDSFHVFDTTLRDGAQREGINLTVADKLTIARHLDTFGVGYIEGGWPGANPRDTEFFARAQQEITFENAQLVAFGATRRAGGSAAEDPQVKALLNSGAPVITLVAKAHDRHVELALRTTLEENLEMVRDTVSHLREQGRRVFVDCEHFFDGYRANAEYAKSVVRTAYEAGAEVVILCDTNGGMLPAQVQAVVSTVVADTGARLGIHAQDDTGCAVANTLAAVDAGATHVQCTANGYGERVGNANLFPVVAALELKYGMKVLPEGALAEMTRISHAIAEVVNLTPSTHQPYVGVSAFAHKAGLHASAIKVDPDLYQHIDPELVGNTMRMLVSDMAGRASIELKGKELGIDLGDDRALVGRVVERVKERELQGYTYEAADASFELLLRGEVEGRARRYFRTESWRAIVENRPDGTHANEATVKLWAEGERIVATAEGNGPVNALDRALRVALERIYPQLAKLELVDYKVRILEGRTGTESTTRVLITTGDGTGDWATVGVAENVIAASWQALEDAYTYGLLRAGVEPTE; translated from the coding sequence ATGACCACCAAGGCCACGGCCACCGACGACAGTTTCCATGTCTTCGACACCACACTGCGCGACGGTGCTCAGCGTGAGGGCATCAACCTGACGGTCGCCGACAAGCTGACCATCGCCCGTCATCTGGACACCTTCGGCGTGGGGTACATCGAAGGCGGCTGGCCGGGGGCCAACCCGCGCGACACGGAGTTCTTCGCCCGCGCCCAGCAGGAGATCACGTTCGAGAACGCCCAGCTCGTGGCGTTCGGCGCGACCCGCAGGGCCGGCGGCAGCGCGGCCGAGGACCCCCAGGTGAAAGCGCTCCTGAACTCCGGCGCCCCGGTGATCACCCTGGTGGCCAAGGCGCACGACCGGCATGTGGAGCTGGCCCTGCGCACCACTCTGGAGGAGAACCTGGAGATGGTCCGCGACACCGTCTCCCACCTCCGCGAGCAGGGCCGCCGGGTCTTCGTGGACTGCGAGCACTTCTTCGACGGCTACCGCGCCAACGCCGAGTACGCCAAGTCCGTGGTCCGCACCGCGTACGAGGCGGGCGCCGAGGTCGTCATCCTCTGCGACACCAACGGCGGCATGCTCCCCGCCCAGGTCCAGGCCGTCGTCTCCACCGTCGTCGCCGACACCGGGGCCCGGCTCGGCATCCACGCCCAGGACGACACCGGCTGCGCCGTCGCCAACACCCTGGCCGCCGTGGACGCCGGCGCTACCCACGTCCAGTGCACGGCCAACGGTTACGGAGAGCGGGTCGGCAACGCCAACCTCTTCCCGGTCGTCGCCGCACTGGAACTCAAGTACGGCATGAAGGTGCTGCCCGAGGGCGCGCTCGCCGAGATGACCCGGATCTCGCACGCCATCGCCGAGGTCGTCAACCTCACCCCCTCCACCCACCAGCCGTACGTAGGCGTCTCGGCCTTCGCCCACAAGGCCGGGCTGCACGCCTCCGCGATCAAGGTCGATCCCGACCTCTACCAGCACATCGACCCCGAGCTGGTCGGCAACACCATGCGGATGCTGGTCTCCGACATGGCGGGCCGCGCCTCCATCGAGCTGAAGGGCAAGGAGCTCGGCATCGACCTCGGCGACGACCGTGCCCTGGTCGGCCGGGTCGTGGAGCGGGTCAAGGAGCGCGAACTCCAGGGCTACACCTACGAAGCGGCCGACGCCTCCTTCGAGCTGCTGCTGCGCGGCGAGGTCGAGGGCCGGGCCCGGCGCTACTTCCGTACGGAGTCCTGGCGGGCGATCGTCGAGAACCGCCCCGACGGCACCCACGCCAACGAGGCGACCGTGAAGCTCTGGGCCGAGGGCGAGCGGATCGTCGCCACCGCCGAGGGCAACGGCCCGGTCAACGCACTGGACCGGGCCCTGCGCGTCGCCCTGGAGCGGATCTACCCGCAGCTCGCCAAGCTGGAGCTGGTCGACTACAAGGTCCGCATCCTGGAGGGCCGCACAGGCACCGAGTCCACCACCCGTGTGCTCATCACCACGGGCGACGGCACGGGCGACTGGGCGACCGTGGGGGTCGCCGAGAACGTCATCGCCGCCTCCTGGCAGGCGCTGGAGGACGCGTACACCTACGGACTGCTGCGCGCGGGTGTCGAGCCCACGGAATAG
- a CDS encoding S1 family peptidase, whose protein sequence is MRRNSRARLGVSLLLVAGALGLGAAPSTAAGAPEPAPSAIPTPSAYALDAAVERQLGDATAGTYLDAKTGDLVVTVTTDRAEEQARAAGATVRRVARSAAQLDAAMETLEAEAKITGTSWGIDPRTNRVAVEADSSVSAREMARLEAVAERLDGAVDIKRVPGVFHREVLGGGAIYGGGSRCSAAFNVTKGGARYFVTAGHCTNISANWSASSGGSVIGVREGTSFPTNDYGIVRYTDGSSPAGAVSLHNGSTQDISSAANAVVGQAIKKSGSTTKVTSGTVTAVNVTVNYSDGPVYNMVRTTACSAGGDSGGAHYAGSVALGIHSGSSGCSGTSGSAIHQPVTEALSAYGVTVY, encoded by the coding sequence ATGAGACGCAACTCCCGTGCGCGCCTCGGCGTTTCCCTCCTGCTCGTCGCCGGCGCCCTCGGCCTCGGAGCGGCCCCCTCCACCGCCGCCGGAGCCCCGGAGCCCGCACCCTCGGCGATCCCCACCCCGTCCGCGTACGCGCTCGACGCCGCCGTCGAACGACAGCTCGGCGACGCCACCGCCGGAACCTACCTCGACGCGAAGACCGGCGACCTGGTCGTCACGGTCACCACCGACCGGGCCGAGGAGCAGGCCCGCGCCGCCGGGGCCACCGTCCGCCGGGTGGCCCGCAGCGCCGCCCAGCTGGACGCCGCCATGGAGACCCTGGAGGCCGAGGCGAAGATCACCGGCACCTCCTGGGGCATCGACCCGCGCACCAACCGGGTCGCCGTCGAGGCCGACTCCTCCGTCTCCGCACGGGAGATGGCCCGCCTCGAAGCCGTCGCCGAACGGCTCGACGGCGCGGTCGACATCAAGCGCGTACCGGGCGTCTTCCACCGCGAGGTGCTGGGCGGCGGAGCGATCTACGGCGGAGGCAGCCGCTGCTCGGCGGCCTTCAACGTCACCAAGGGCGGCGCGCGTTACTTCGTGACCGCCGGGCACTGCACCAACATCTCCGCCAACTGGTCGGCCAGCTCCGGTGGTTCGGTCATCGGTGTCCGGGAGGGCACCAGCTTCCCGACCAACGACTACGGCATCGTCCGCTACACGGACGGCTCGTCGCCCGCCGGGGCCGTCAGCCTCCACAACGGCTCCACCCAGGACATCAGCTCCGCCGCCAACGCCGTCGTCGGCCAGGCGATCAAGAAGAGCGGATCCACCACGAAGGTGACCTCCGGTACGGTCACCGCCGTCAACGTCACCGTCAACTACAGCGACGGACCCGTCTACAACATGGTCCGCACCACCGCCTGCTCGGCCGGCGGCGACAGCGGCGGCGCGCACTACGCCGGATCCGTCGCCCTCGGCATCCACTCCGGCAGCTCCGGCTGCTCGGGCACCTCGGGTTCGGCCATCCACCAGCCGGTCACCGAGGCGCTCTCCGCGTACGGCGTGACGGTGTACTGA
- a CDS encoding 3-isopropylmalate dehydrogenase → MSRSIDLAVIPGDGIGQEVVAQGLKVLNAVLPQDVKLETKEYDLGAQRWHRTGDTLPDAELEALKNHDAILLGAIGDPSVPSGVLERGLLLKLRFAFDHFINLRPSKLFPNTATPLAGRPDIDFVVVREGTEGPYTGNGGSLRTGTPAEVATEVSLNTAYGVERVVRDAFERAAARPRKKLTLVHKNNVLVYAGHLWKNTFDRVAAEYPQVSTDYLHVDAATIFFVTQPERFDVIVTDNLFGDILTDLAAAVSGGIGLAASGNINPTGAFPSMFEPVHGSAPDIAGQGKADPTATVLSVALLLRHLGYEAEAARIEDAVSADLAERDGAAATRTTDQIGDALAVRVAG, encoded by the coding sequence ATGTCTCGCAGCATCGATCTCGCAGTGATCCCCGGTGACGGAATCGGCCAGGAAGTCGTGGCCCAGGGCCTCAAGGTCCTCAACGCGGTCCTCCCGCAGGACGTGAAGCTGGAGACCAAGGAGTACGACCTCGGCGCCCAGCGCTGGCACCGCACCGGCGACACCCTCCCGGACGCGGAGCTGGAGGCCCTCAAGAACCACGACGCCATCCTCCTCGGCGCGATCGGCGACCCGTCCGTGCCGTCCGGCGTCCTGGAGCGCGGGCTGCTGCTGAAGCTGCGTTTCGCGTTCGACCACTTCATCAACCTGCGGCCCTCCAAGCTCTTCCCGAACACCGCGACCCCGCTCGCCGGCCGCCCCGACATCGACTTCGTCGTCGTCCGCGAGGGCACCGAGGGCCCGTACACCGGCAACGGCGGCTCGCTGCGCACCGGCACCCCCGCCGAGGTCGCCACCGAGGTCAGCCTCAACACGGCCTACGGTGTCGAGCGCGTGGTCCGGGACGCCTTCGAGCGTGCGGCGGCCCGCCCGCGCAAGAAGCTGACGCTGGTCCACAAGAACAACGTCCTCGTCTACGCCGGCCACCTGTGGAAGAACACCTTCGACCGGGTCGCCGCCGAGTACCCGCAGGTCAGCACCGACTACCTGCACGTCGACGCCGCGACGATCTTCTTCGTCACCCAGCCGGAGCGCTTCGACGTCATCGTCACCGACAACCTCTTCGGCGACATCCTCACCGACCTGGCCGCCGCCGTCTCCGGCGGCATCGGCCTGGCCGCCTCCGGCAACATCAACCCGACGGGCGCGTTCCCGTCGATGTTCGAGCCGGTCCACGGCTCGGCCCCCGACATCGCGGGGCAGGGCAAGGCCGACCCGACCGCCACCGTCCTCTCCGTCGCCCTCCTGCTGCGCCACCTCGGCTACGAGGCCGAGGCCGCGCGCATCGAGGACGCCGTCTCCGCCGACCTCGCGGAGCGCGACGGGGCTGCTGCCACGCGTACGACCGACCAGATCGGCGACGCCCTCGCGGTACGCGTAGCGGGCTGA
- a CDS encoding GNAT family N-acetyltransferase yields MDRSPALRVAHTSELTTSERGRIRGLLDTAFDGDFADEDWEHSLGGIHALVCDTDGDPIAHGSVVQRRVLHADRSYRAGYVEAVAVRADRRREGLGHRVMAALEHVIDTAHDFGALSASDAGAALYAARGWQVWPGRLAALGPAGPVPLPEEEGTTYVRPAAGRPLPTPGHPLQFDWREGDLL; encoded by the coding sequence ATGGACCGCTCTCCCGCACTGCGCGTCGCCCACACCTCAGAGCTCACCACCTCCGAACGGGGCCGGATCCGCGGCCTGCTCGACACCGCCTTCGACGGCGACTTCGCCGACGAGGACTGGGAGCACTCGCTCGGCGGCATCCACGCCCTGGTGTGCGACACCGACGGCGATCCGATCGCCCACGGCAGCGTCGTCCAGCGCCGGGTCCTGCACGCGGACCGCTCCTACCGCGCCGGATACGTCGAGGCCGTCGCCGTCCGCGCCGACCGCCGCCGCGAAGGCCTCGGGCACCGGGTGATGGCCGCGCTGGAGCACGTCATCGACACGGCCCACGACTTCGGGGCCCTGTCCGCCTCCGACGCCGGCGCGGCGCTCTACGCGGCGCGCGGCTGGCAGGTGTGGCCGGGCCGGCTCGCCGCCCTCGGCCCGGCCGGCCCCGTCCCGCTGCCCGAGGAGGAGGGCACCACCTACGTCCGTCCCGCGGCCGGACGCCCCCTGCCGACGCCGGGCCATCCGCTGCAGTTCGACTGGCGCGAGGGCGACCTGCTGTGA
- a CDS encoding agmatine deiminase family protein, whose product MPAPFRMPPEWAPHERTWMAWPGPNPTFASDADLEEARRAWAGVARAVRRFEPVTMVVGPGQEEGAAALLGPDVELVVRPLDDAWMRDIGPTFVTDGRSLAAVDWTFNGWGAQGWARWEHDQHIARAVAELAGVPAHRSPLVNEGGAIHVDGEGTVLLTETVQLGEERNPGWTREQVEAEVHARLGTEKAIWLPRGLTGDYRTYGTLGHVDIVAAFARPGTVVAHVQPDPAHPDHEVTRENLALLRAATDARGRRLEVVEVPAPTVLRDEDGEWVDHSYVNHYLCNDAVILCAFDDPRDEEAAAIFRGLFPDRTVTLVDARTIFAGGGGIHCITQQQPKI is encoded by the coding sequence ATGCCCGCCCCCTTCCGCATGCCCCCCGAGTGGGCCCCGCACGAACGCACCTGGATGGCCTGGCCGGGGCCCAACCCCACCTTCGCCTCCGACGCGGACTTGGAGGAGGCCCGCCGCGCGTGGGCCGGTGTCGCCCGTGCCGTGCGGCGCTTCGAGCCGGTGACCATGGTCGTCGGACCAGGCCAGGAGGAGGGGGCGGCGGCGCTGCTCGGGCCGGACGTGGAGCTGGTCGTCCGGCCGCTCGACGACGCCTGGATGCGGGACATCGGCCCCACTTTCGTCACGGACGGGCGGTCGCTCGCCGCCGTCGACTGGACGTTCAACGGCTGGGGCGCCCAGGGGTGGGCCCGCTGGGAGCACGACCAGCACATCGCCCGGGCCGTCGCCGAGCTGGCCGGCGTCCCCGCCCACCGCTCCCCGCTCGTCAACGAGGGCGGCGCGATCCACGTCGACGGCGAAGGCACCGTCCTGCTCACCGAGACCGTCCAGCTCGGCGAGGAGCGCAACCCCGGCTGGACCCGGGAGCAGGTCGAGGCTGAGGTGCACGCCCGCCTCGGCACCGAGAAGGCCATCTGGCTGCCCCGGGGGCTGACCGGCGACTACCGGACGTACGGCACGCTCGGCCACGTCGACATCGTCGCCGCCTTCGCCCGCCCGGGCACCGTCGTCGCCCACGTCCAGCCGGACCCGGCCCACCCCGACCACGAGGTCACCCGGGAGAACCTGGCCCTCCTGCGGGCCGCCACCGACGCCAGGGGCCGCCGCCTGGAAGTCGTCGAGGTGCCCGCGCCCACCGTCCTCCGCGACGAGGACGGCGAATGGGTCGACCACTCCTACGTCAACCACTACCTCTGCAACGACGCCGTGATCCTCTGCGCCTTCGACGACCCGCGCGACGAAGAGGCCGCCGCGATCTTCCGAGGCCTCTTCCCGGACCGTACGGTGACCCTCGTCGACGCCCGTACGATCTTCGCCGGCGGGGGCGGCATCCACTGCATCACCCAGCAGCAGCCGAAGATCTGA
- a CDS encoding nitroreductase family protein, with protein MSDTTPTHRQWSPTHGDPYRPAPYRPDRMAAEVSLDRAARLRLRMDERRTVRSFSPDPVPEQVLRDAVACAATAPSGAHQQPWTFVLVKDPEVRRRIREAAEHEEKVSYDGRLGEEWLAALRPLGTDAVKAHMTDAPALIVVFQQRYWLGEDGTKRKHYYVDESVGIAVGMLLTALHLSGLAALIHTPSPMRFLGEVLNRPENEKAFAVIPVGYPADDCEVPDLVRKSLDQVFVEV; from the coding sequence ATGTCCGACACGACGCCCACACACCGGCAGTGGTCGCCCACCCATGGCGACCCGTACCGTCCCGCGCCCTACCGCCCCGACCGGATGGCCGCCGAGGTCTCCCTGGACCGTGCCGCCCGGCTGCGGCTGCGGATGGACGAACGCAGGACCGTCCGCTCCTTCTCCCCCGATCCGGTCCCCGAGCAGGTGCTGCGCGACGCCGTCGCGTGCGCGGCCACCGCCCCCTCCGGCGCCCATCAGCAGCCGTGGACCTTCGTCCTGGTCAAGGACCCCGAGGTACGCCGCCGGATCCGGGAGGCCGCCGAGCACGAGGAGAAGGTGAGTTACGACGGGCGGCTCGGCGAGGAGTGGCTCGCCGCGCTGCGCCCGCTGGGCACCGACGCGGTGAAGGCCCACATGACGGACGCCCCCGCCCTGATCGTGGTGTTCCAGCAGCGCTACTGGCTCGGCGAGGACGGCACGAAGCGCAAGCACTACTACGTGGACGAGTCGGTCGGGATCGCGGTGGGCATGCTGCTCACCGCCCTGCACCTGTCCGGTCTCGCCGCGCTGATCCACACGCCGAGCCCGATGCGCTTCCTCGGCGAGGTCCTGAACCGGCCCGAGAACGAGAAGGCGTTCGCCGTGATCCCCGTCGGCTATCCCGCCGACGACTGCGAGGTCCCCGACCTGGTGCGCAAGTCGCTGGACCAGGTGTTCGTGGAGGTCTGA